TCGAACCATTTCCTGTGCAATGATGGCCGGCTAGGTTACATTACAAATGCTGTCCTTACTGTCACTGAATGTTCCATACTTCACACCCCTTCCTCGGCACAATGTGCCCCCATCCTCTGGTGGACTGAAGCATGCCAAGATGCAGTTTACGAATGGAGATGAGCTCTCCATGTTTTTAAATGCCATCCCACAATCCAAACTTTATGCATTATAAGCAGCTATGTGTGCAGTGTCGCCACattttcagagacagcaaaaatgCTGGTTGGCTTTCTTTTCAAAGTTTTAAGTTTTGCTCCCCCCCTCCATTGTCTGAGGTAATCTCCATCAGTTTTCAGGAACTGTGGTTTGTTCCTGGGTTCCTGGTCTGACTAAAGCGTGAACAAAGTCACTGTAGATCCTTCTGATATTTCCGACACCTTGGGTCTATATTTTGCAGACAATGAGTTCCACCCACTACCATCCTACCTTCCTTTCTATGGAACTGGCGGTGGAGGCAAGGAAGATATCTTTCTCGTCCCAGAATCATGAATGTTATAGTACTGCTTTTATTATGAGTGGGCTTAAACATGCCCTTTATTCGTCCTGGTCATCAGTTCCAGGACCAGACAGAGATCACATTCTGATGTTGCAACACATGTCTCCTGAGTGCCTACACTTTCTCCTCCATACGTATAATTGCATTTGGACAGATGACACATTTCCCAGTCACTGGCGTAGTAAGGCTGTTGTCGTTCCCATACCTAAGCtgggtaaggacaaacaccttcctttcaGCTACCGCCAATTTTTCTCACCAGTAGCATTGACAATGTCATGAAATATATGATTAATGGTCAGGTGGTGTGGTGGTTCAAGTTTGAGTCTCCTCACTAACGCCACATGTGGATTCCATAGGCACTGTTCTGCAGTTGATTATCTCGTCACCTTGTCAACTTctattatgaacaatttttttttttggaagtgcgaaaatgtggccatgttttttgatttggagaaggtgtATGACACCTTCTGGAGGACTGGTGTCCTTCGTATTATGTATGAGTGAGGCTTCCGGGGTTGCCTGCCACTTTTtatctggaaattattaaaagatcaTGTTTTTAAGATAAGTGTGGGCTCAGCTCTGTCATACGCTTTTATTTGAGAGAACTGGGTGCCTCAGGGTTCGGTGCTCAGCGTCATCTTATTTGCAATAGCTGTTAACACTGTTATGGATTGCCTTCCACCAGgtatctcaggctctctttttgttgatGACTTTGTGATCTATTGCAGCTCTCAGTGAACCCGTCTACTTGAGCAgcgtcttcagcaatgtcttgatcatcttttCTCATGAAACATCAACAATGTCTTCTGCTTTTCTTttgacaaaactgtctgtatgaacTTTTGCGATGTCTGAAGTTTCTTCCCCCACCCCTACGTCTCAGCCCATTCCCTCTTCCATTCAATGACAcaacaaaatttttgggactgacaTCTGATAGGAAACTCTGTTGGTCTTCCCACATCCCTCACCTGGCAGCTCGTTGTACTTGATCCCTCAATGTTCTACGTGTTTTATATGGTACCTCATGGGGAGCGGACGGACCATCCTCCTCTGTTTCCACTGGTCCCTTGTTCATTCAAAACTGGATTACGGATGTATCGTTTATTCACCATCACATCTGTCTATCTTATGTCGTCTTAACACCATCCACCATTGCAGGATACGTTTAGCCACTGGTGCTTTCTATACTATGACTTACCATTGTCCTACTGGCGGCAtgttctcttcagtcactttctatgCCCAGCAGCCATCGTACGCTCCCTTTTTTGATGGTTCCCTTGACCACTGATATGGGCTGCACCCATCTTCTGTGTTGCCTTCCggagtttctttctttttctgcttcAACAACTTTGCTTTACGCTCTTTGCCACATTCCCTGTGGGTGTGAACTCTTCACCACCCTGGCTTTGTGCTGAGGTACTTGTTCATTTCAGACTACTAAGGACACTTCTCCTGGCCTGGTGTATAGTGAGTTCCTTGCACTATACCTGTGGCTTGGGGACAGTGTCTtcatctacactgatggttccaaggCCGATCACAGTGTCAGGTGTGGCATTGTACATAGTGATGATCCTTTTCAGTATCAGCATCTTGACCAGTAATAGGCTTTTACTGTGGAGCTGTACACCCTTTATTAAGCGACCCAATACATCCAGTGACATAGGCTTccaaattgtgtcatctgctcagattctctcagtgcTCTTCAGGGGCTTTGCGTTGTGTACTCTGTCTGCACTTTAGTACAATGGATCTGAGAATGCCTTCACTCACttattgtgggtagagccaacattgggttcctggtcatgtcggtgtgtcaaggaatgaggctgctgatgctgctgcaaaAGCTGCTGCTCTCCTCCCTCGGAATACTAGTCATTCTTTGTCCTCAGATGGTCTTCATTTCGCTGTCTGTCAGCATGCAGTATCACTTTGGAGTACACAATGGTCTTCACTCCAAGGCAACAAGCTTCAGAATATTAAACCTCTCCCAGTAGCATGGTCATCATCTTCTCAAACCTCACTTTGTTAGGTGGTCATTCTAGCCCAGTCACCACCATTTATTAAGTGAAGACTCTGCCTCACTTTGTGCCTACTACTCTCAACTGATTTGAtttaatttgtttcattctgcTCTCAGCTAAACAGCTTTGGTCTGACCCGCCACTTCCCGCAccaaaactgagtttattgtgcagtatcactctctgtatatctagtaaagccaaccaatgcccttaaatagtgcaaggagtccctttatcagttctttgttagacacaatttcttcgggTCCAGTTGTCCCGAAAATTCTCTCTTGCTCTCCAGTGcagtgcattcgaagattaggtgtgatgcagtttcttcactgtCATCACAGATCCTATGTTCAGGgtcttcttccattatacccattgtatgtaggtgttttttgaaattcccatggccggtcatcagtccagccgtgagtttaatctctttcctgttcaagcccaggattacagagcttcttttaaaacacagctttggcatcattaccttgccatgtttttgtttatagaccTTGGTCCAGTATTCTATGTGCTGTCTTCTGAGCCAGTATCATACTTCTAATTTGATcacagccttggtgattgtcaggacaggatCCAGTCTGATGAATGGAGtctttgcccccatcctggccaatctgttgGCTTGTTCACTGCCaccgatccctgagtggccagggacccacactaggtttaccctattgcttcctccTAGCTTACCAGAGCCCTGTGACATTCTGCAGCAATCtgagatcttgttgcaggagctgccaatgatttcagggctgcctggatGTTGGGCTGTCTTTGTAGCACGTATGCATATTCTCCTCCAAACACGCCCTGTTGCAGTATTTCAGCTTGCAATAatgaggccagttttcctagagagatgatgccctccagtcttggctgaaccctgtacaTCCTGGTCCCAGCATCTTGGTCTGAtttcgacccatcagtgaaccagacaAAGTCTCCCGTACAGTGTTGAACTGTTTTTTCCCAGTGCTCCCTGTTTAcacttattatattgtaaggcttgttgaagcagttgggagttattatgtaGTTGGCCGGCATTTCCGcaaccattcctatatttacctcactcactattttAGTGTGTGGTTCTGGATATCCCAACGAGATCCAGTTTTTAACAGTTCTCAGTCTGTATGCACCAGCTGCTGGCCCCATCATGGCTCAAAGGTGtaatggaggcatgtccagcatggtttcCATCCCAGTCATTGGTCTgttgctaattccgcctgttatggctaggcaggccagtctctgcaccttagcgaGATCCTTAGCTGTAACCTGCTATTCTACCTTCTTCTACCACACTATGACCCTGTTGGAGATCCTAGggctaaccactgtggtgtatatccagtgcatacctctgggACTTAGGGCCCAGTTTTGTTGCCACAAGCTCTTCCAGTAGCTCTTCCAGCACTCACTAGAGTACCTTTTGCCTTGGAGCAAATGCTCTTAAAGTGAGGGTTCCATGTTAGTTTCTCTTATAagattacccctagatatttcactatccccttcacaggtagagtttcatcgaaaagctttagattccaacttgagtttTGGATATGCTTCTtcgtgaatggtagcacaacagtctCCTTAGGATTAACCCTTAGATTCTGTTTCCTGCACCAGTCTTGGACAATGTCCATCgcaccttgtgccatattcctgactgtcAGTAAATTTGCGTAtcattggaaaagcattgtctggaatttagttcctcaatgatttcgttcaccactagattcaaCAATAAAGGGGACAAAATGCCTCCTTGTGGACAACCTCTAgcggtgttaattaccatctttttatTCATCATGgcggcctctaccttccttccactaagcatggccctggtccacctacatatagtggtcccgaagtcgtgcacctctgctgccctaacCATGGAATCAAAGGTTGTATTCCTACAGGCCCCCTTGATGTCCAGGatgatgcagagggctatttcttgaaagtgaagtgcTCTCTTCACCTTCCCaatgagttggtggagagctgtctcacatgatttatctggttgatatgcatgttggttAGAATGTAGAGGAGCCCTGGATAGCCTCCTCTCCTCATAATATACATTAACCATTTTTTCCAATGTTTTAAGAATGGAGCAGGACAAACTGGTCTCATATCCTaggccttggtatgatcagttctccttggctttggaataaagacaaccttcactgccctccaggcattgggaatgattcctgctgctaggctaaccctgaataacctgcataggactcataagattctctcctgcttgttgcagaagagctggaaagattccatttgggccaggtgacttgaacggttggaatgttccctCCGCCCATTGGATTTTACTGAAGTCGATACACTCCTTGGCTGATCCCCAGTCCTCTCTTCGAATGCCTGAGAACCATTCTCTCTCGTGGATCGCATTCTGGTCTGTGTTATCCACCAGAGCATATTGAGAATAATTAATTTTGAGGACCAAACCAGTGTCTCGTGTGCTGTCTTTGTGTATTatccatcttccttcctcaatgtacctcctggattagttggtactctagtgagggttttgtgaagtctggcttgagcagctgtgccctccacctcctcacagaaatgccttccaggatgcctcctttgcttgtctaatTTTAAGGTTGTAGTTAACAAGGGCCTCATGATATTTTACCCATTGTTCTTTATGTCTCGCAATGTTAAACAGTCTTTGTACCAGTCTTCTTTGCATTTCCAAGTTGTtgttccaccaaggcacactcctatttgtgcacttattGGTGACTGCACAGTTGTCCTGGTGGCCTCATTccaggtcactatggcagaggtgacAGCCTCTACTGCTTCCTCAAACTCTGCTGGATTCCTTATAGAGGTTTTAATTTCTGATAAacttaagtcaaggtccctcctataagtctcagtctgttttcctgggatttctaTAGGCCATGGTCTGTCTGATTCACATTTCAATCTTCAATTTGATatacatgtggtccgatgaggacAGCTGTAATGCTGCCCATCATAatggaaccaaaggttatgtcaattacttcttccctcctTCTGTTCCTGAATGTAGTCAtcacccctattcaggacctccaagtTGTTAGACATGAGAAATTcgagaaggtactcacctctactgttggtgccCTTGCTGCTCCTCACTAGGTTGTGGGCAAGGGTATAATATCCAACCAACAGTTGGCCACCTTGCTGATGGCAAGCTTCTATCAGTCGTCTCACctccggaggaggaggaggaggaggaggaggaggagggggaggacagctgtcttcataaggaaggtatgctgacgTCAAAACGATTTCCCTCATGATACCTTCCTTATGTTGCTGCATCCTGATTGTCACCAGGTCCCAGGAACTGAAATCCACCATTGGCATGAAATAAATTCCATTTATCACATAAATGCATGTTATGGAGTtccttagatttctagcataaatcaactTACCTCCAGTACCACCGAGGCCCGATACACCCCCTTTACATAAGTAGGTTTCTTGTATTAGGGCCATGTCCAGTTCTTGTCACCCCGGGTGACGGCTCAGGGCAGTAGTGGTTCCTTTACTgtactgcagattaatctgcagcatctCAAGTCTCCATCTTGCTGCCATCATTGCTTTTGAGGTAATTGATAACACTGACGGCAATCTGTGAGgaccctaaaaacaatttcaggtcttgCTCTTGCTTTGCCTTCAGGGGCTTCTCtccaacctccaccaccagggttcatcCTTCCGATTCTGGTTGACTACTCTCGAATCCTTTGTCGAGACTTTTGGGGTCTGGACCCCTATTTTCTCAAACAGAATCTTTGGAGAGACATCCTTAGGGATCTTTGGTACCCTTATAGATTCCTTTGCAGTTTTAAGCTCAGCTGCCGTCTTGACGAGCAGCTTCGCATCCTCCCACGAGgaccttgtccttgagccattccatcGTGTGCACCttatcacagacaaaaatgagggcaccgTGATCTAGATAGAACCTTCTGAATTTGGGTCCTGGaccagcatccccccccccccccccccaatattttcaaagagggccatctgcaCGAGCTCCTCCTACTGTGGTGTGATGCTTATCAGTGGAGAGCCTTCTTGAATAACTGCCATCTTAAAAACCGAGACTGTGGTACTATAGATCTGTTTCCCAATTTCTTGCCTCGGCtttttctggactcgcttatccTGAGAGGAGGGAGTCTTAGATTCCACCCTTATCATCTTGTTACCTGTCTTTGACATTGAAGGGTCTGcatatccccttcaacctgagacaattttttcttgggggtcttgggctcaagcccttttaattccctccacttTTGTTTGGGAAGTCATGTTTTTCCTGCCTTTTGTTTCTGTTCCCTGTGAAGtttcctcctctgggccccagacaaggcTTTAATCTTGATCTAATCCAACTTCTCAGTTAGTTCCCACTTCTTACTCAGGtttagaccctgattcagtagtggaagTGCATTCCATTGGTCCTGACCCTaatgtttgggtgtctgaggtctcagtttgttttaaattatttttgtcagtTGTGTCCATCTTGGTCCCATAAGATTCAGGGATCTACATGGTCCACAACACTGAAACCCCTTGtggtgtaaggctacttactcGGGGAGGTCGCCCAGTTTCCCTGAGGCTCCGTTTGCAACACATTTTCCCATGTGCCACGCATGCCTCACCATGGTTCGCATCGCACCTTGGTTTGAGGAAGGGAATTGGGTAAGGACTAAGAGTGGATAAGGAGGACAGTATGTTGTGGGACattcttagtctgatccatcagctaaggcctttccggcagtaggttCTCTACCTTCAGCATAGCCTCAGCTTCACAtggatacgcaagcctctccacccacaTGAACAGTGCTccgtcaaggtggtgtcccccctGGAGAGGCTCTCGACCCTTGACAATGCACCACTGTCTGATCCAGTTCCCACTTTTTAACTGTTTATGTTTACGTCTGTGTTTGCTGTCTACTTACTCAGATGTTTTAGCGGATGATGAGCATTCTGTTGATCGTGTCTTACTTTTTATTCACCACAGTGGCGCAAATTTGATGCCCACCTCTGTGTCCTCAGCCATCTCCTTGATGTTTAGAGAAAGTTTCCATTGGGACATCCTTGTCATTAGCTGATCCTCTTTTAAAGTTGCCCAGTTGGGTTTTTGCCTTTCACatcttagttttttatttattgttttttcttgCATTATGATATGGGTGGTTCTGACCGTAGTAGCTTTGTGCCCTCGAGCACCAGCCAACCAAAATCCCTCCAACTATGCTTTGGTCTGCAAGTATTTCTACTCTGAAAATAATGTTAGATCACTGGTGAAGACAACATGCAAGCACTTTACTCTGACGACTGGAATTCAATACAGAATTTGGTATATTATAGTGCTCTACTTCATAATTATCAGAAACTTTCTATAGGTATATAAAAAATTGTGTATGGTATATTTTCAATTCAGAAATTAAAGGGggaaagttaagaaaacattaagTGGCCTGCTTATAGTAGGAAATTTGACACTCTGTGGGAGCTGTAAACTTTGACACACAAGTAACAAGCTCACAAGAAATACTAATTATAAACCAATAATAACTGAAGTTAGCAAGACATTATGGTAAAGAACTTTTCCAAGGGATGAATACCAATTATGAATAAAGATTTCCATAGATATGCTGTATGTTGTACAGCCcttcttgtatttttgttttgcagaATCTGTGGCAGAAATGTCAGAATCACTGGCATCTGGTTATCAGAGAAACTATGGATCAACAAGTACTGTACCGAATGTTGAAATTGTAGGTCAACAGTTCAATTCAGAAGCAGTAAAGCATTTATCAGAGAGTGTTGCAACAAATATATACACCATTAACAATGGCTGGAAAAATCTGGAACAAGCATACAAAAGTATTGGAACTGACAGAGACAGTCAAGGCCTCAGGGACAAAGTGTAAGAAAATAGTGATCACTTAAATTAGTTTAGATATCCCATCAGCAgctgtattaaaaataaatacaaattaggTGACAACATTACATTAGGTTGTAATTGCTTGATCTTTTCCTTCCAGGCATGTCACACAGTTGAGTTGTAATCAGATAGTAGCACAAACTACAAAAGATCTTCATAAACTTACATCTCTTGTGAGAAAGGGAGACAAGCAAAATAAGCTTCGTGTTGAGAAATTAACAAGTGATTTTAAGGAAGCATTACAATGTTACAGTAAATTCCAGAAGGTATGCTGATGATGTAAGAAAAAAGGATCtctcttttgtaatttgttttattttgcttTCTAATTGTGTTGTATTAGCAAGTTGCAGAAAAGATGAAGATACACTTGCTCACAAGGCAGACATCAACAACCAGTTATAATGAGGACACAGAACAAGCCTTTTTTGAGCAACAAGAAAAACTGGCAGCCCAgaagaatttacaaaaaaatttggaATTTGAAACAGAAATGCTTTTGGAGAGGGAACAGACAATGAGAAAGATAGAAGAAGATGTTTTGGATATAAATGAAATAATGAGAGAGTTAGGTGCAATGGTGCATGAGCAAGGTGAAACTATTGGTAAGTGCCACATTTTGAGATAGTGATGTGATTTCTCTATGTCTGTCTGTCTCTTCTCTCTCACACCCTGTTCCCCTCCCCTCATTGCTCTGTCTTCCCCCTTCCCCATTGTTTCCCCTgtttctccctcctccctcccccctccaaatCCTCAATCCCCAATTGCTGCTCCCCCTTTTGATCCCCTTATGAAAGGCTTCTTGTTGCAGGCACACCTTGAAAGTCAGTGTTGGTCCTTGGTGGCAGTGCTATGGCTGAACAAAACTGTTGTATTTCTATCTGTTTCGGATTTGCACCTGCACTAATGACCATTATATCAACACATCTAAGGTTTCATTctcacattcattggctttgctAACTTACAACcagtcaccttccaacctaacctagagctTGGCCCATAGGGCT
This genomic interval from Schistocerca cancellata isolate TAMUIC-IGC-003103 chromosome 3, iqSchCanc2.1, whole genome shotgun sequence contains the following:
- the LOC126174974 gene encoding syntaxin-7, with product MSESLASGYQRNYGSTSTVPNVEIVGQQFNSEAVKHLSESVATNIYTINNGWKNLEQAYKSIGTDRDSQGLRDKVHVTQLSCNQIVAQTTKDLHKLTSLVRKGDKQNKLRVEKLTSDFKEALQCYSKFQKQVAEKMKIHLLTRQTSTTSYNEDTEQAFFEQQEKLAAQKNLQKNLEFETEMLLEREQTMRKIEEDVLDINEIMRELGAMVHEQGETIDTIEGNIENVHGNVEGGRTELQKAEGYQAKHRRKICVLVFIALVISIILAVVIAVEVKSK